A genomic window from Cyprinus carpio isolate SPL01 chromosome B9, ASM1834038v1, whole genome shotgun sequence includes:
- the LOC109112116 gene encoding NAD(P)H dehydrogenase [quinone] 1-like isoform X2, with protein MAAQTVLIVYAHQSAGSFNAAVKDAAVDALKKQGCNVLVSDLYEMKFKATATKEDINGAAKNPEHFCYGNETMLAWQEGRLASDIVDEHKKLKEADLVIFQFPMYWFSVPAIMKGWMDRVLTLGFAYTLEKRYSEGVFRDKKAMLSFTTGSHETMFSSNGINGDMNVTLWPIQNGVLNYCGFQVLAPQIFWAPTHLSPEAREGLLEGWRARLQGLLNEAPLTFPPVDIFDEGKGFQLKTEIREKQAESLFGLTVGHHLEKPLPPHNQMKAGV; from the exons ATGG ccGCACAGACCGTGTTAATCGTGTACGCGCACCAGAGCGCAGGATCTTTCAATGCGGCTGTTAAAGATGCTGCTGTGGACGCGCTGAAGAAACAGGGCTGTAACGTGCTTGTGTCTGACCTGTATGAAATGAAGTTCAAGGCCACGGCTACAAAAGAGGATATTAACG gagcAGCGAAGAACCCAGAGCATTTCTGTTATGGAAATGAGACCATGTTGGCTTGGCAGGAGGGGCGACTAGCTTCTGATATCGTAGATGAGCACAAGAAACTAAAAGAAGCAGATCTTGTTATTTTTCAG TTTCCCATGTACTGGTTCTCTGTTCCTGCCATCATGAAAGGCTGGATGGACCGGGTTCTTACGCTTGGTTTTGCATACACCTTGGAAAAGCGCTACAGTGAGGGTGTCTTCAGG GACAAGAAAGCCATGTTATCCTTCACTACTGGTTCCCATGAAACCATGTTCAGCTCCAATGGGATCAATGGAGACATGAATGTTACTCTGTGGCCAATTCAA AATGGTGTCCTCAACTATTGTGGCTTCCAGGTCCTTGCTCCACAGATCTTCTGGGCACCCACTCATCTCTCTCCTGAGGCTCGTGAAGGCCTGTTGGAAGGCTGGCGTGCTCGTCTTCAAGGTCTCCTAAATGAGGCACCTCTCACCTTCCCACCTGTAGACATCTTTGATGAGGGCAAAGGGTTTCAGCTGAAGACTGAAATCCGGGAGAAACAGGCTGAATCTCTTTTTGGTCTCACTGTGGGTCACCACCTGGAGAAACCTCTGCCACCCCACAACCAGATGAAAGCTGGGGTGTGA
- the LOC109112116 gene encoding NAD(P)H dehydrogenase [quinone] 1-like isoform X1 has protein sequence MAAQTVLIVYAHQSAGSFNAAVKDAAVDALKKQGCNVLVSDLYEMKFKATATKEDINGAAKNPEHFCYGNETMLAWQEGRLASDIVDEHKKLKEADLVIFQSWTIFVNFLKFPMYWFSVPAIMKGWMDRVLTLGFAYTLEKRYSEGVFRDKKAMLSFTTGSHETMFSSNGINGDMNVTLWPIQNGVLNYCGFQVLAPQIFWAPTHLSPEAREGLLEGWRARLQGLLNEAPLTFPPVDIFDEGKGFQLKTEIREKQAESLFGLTVGHHLEKPLPPHNQMKAGV, from the exons ATGG ccGCACAGACCGTGTTAATCGTGTACGCGCACCAGAGCGCAGGATCTTTCAATGCGGCTGTTAAAGATGCTGCTGTGGACGCGCTGAAGAAACAGGGCTGTAACGTGCTTGTGTCTGACCTGTATGAAATGAAGTTCAAGGCCACGGCTACAAAAGAGGATATTAACG gagcAGCGAAGAACCCAGAGCATTTCTGTTATGGAAATGAGACCATGTTGGCTTGGCAGGAGGGGCGACTAGCTTCTGATATCGTAGATGAGCACAAGAAACTAAAAGAAGCAGATCTTGTTATTTTTCAG TCTTGGAccatttttgtaaatttcttgAAGTTTCCCATGTACTGGTTCTCTGTTCCTGCCATCATGAAAGGCTGGATGGACCGGGTTCTTACGCTTGGTTTTGCATACACCTTGGAAAAGCGCTACAGTGAGGGTGTCTTCAGG GACAAGAAAGCCATGTTATCCTTCACTACTGGTTCCCATGAAACCATGTTCAGCTCCAATGGGATCAATGGAGACATGAATGTTACTCTGTGGCCAATTCAA AATGGTGTCCTCAACTATTGTGGCTTCCAGGTCCTTGCTCCACAGATCTTCTGGGCACCCACTCATCTCTCTCCTGAGGCTCGTGAAGGCCTGTTGGAAGGCTGGCGTGCTCGTCTTCAAGGTCTCCTAAATGAGGCACCTCTCACCTTCCCACCTGTAGACATCTTTGATGAGGGCAAAGGGTTTCAGCTGAAGACTGAAATCCGGGAGAAACAGGCTGAATCTCTTTTTGGTCTCACTGTGGGTCACCACCTGGAGAAACCTCTGCCACCCCACAACCAGATGAAAGCTGGGGTGTGA
- the LOC122138484 gene encoding atypical chemokine receptor 3-like, giving the protein MTELQSSPPNEEMSLSDIELTEFFTMLQELNFTDAGYNNSQVEVQMCSTSFNRSALLHAMCTLYAFIFVVGLAANVLVLWVNLRSERHYHDTHLYILNLTVADLCVVATLPVWVSSLAHGGHWPFGQAACKLTHLLLSINLFASIFFLACMSVDRYLSVVHLREISHRRGRQIRRLVCAATWLLALFASIPDIYFLQSVKSQHSNLTLCHPVYPQDNSLQWMVGIQLSFVVLGFVIPFPVIAVSYALLANALASSSSHSPSNSDQDRSLSRKVILMYIVVFIACWAPYHAVLLADALVMLRVLPLGCSSENGLFVALHLTQCLSLLHCCVNPVVYSFAHRHYRYDLMKAFIFKYSRRTRVGLARLLEGSQGTEMEYAMVENTPTAAS; this is encoded by the exons ATGACAGAG TTGCAGTCTTCACCACCAAATGAGGAGATGAGTCTAAGTGACATTGAACTGACTGAATTCTTCACCATGTTGCAAGAATTAAACTTCACAGATGCCGGTTACAACAACTCGCAGGTGGAAGTGCAAATGTGCTCCACATCCTTCAACCGTTCTGCTCTCCTCCATGCTATGTGCACCCTTTATGCCTTTATTTTTGTTGTGGGCCTGGCCGCCAACGTGCTAGTATTGTGGGTCAACTTGCGCTCGGAGCGTCATTACCATGACACACACTTGTATATATTGAACCTAACAGTGGCTGACCTGTGTGTGGTCGCTACTCTCCCGGTGTGGGTGAGCTCGCTGGCACATGGAGGTCACTGGCCGTTTGGCCAGGCGGCTTGTAAGCTCACACATCTACTCTTAAGCATCAACCTTTTCGCCAGCATCTTCTTCTTGGCCTGCATGAGTGTGGACCGGTATCTTTCGGTGGTCCACTTGAGGGAGATTTCACACAGAAGAGGGCGACAAATACGACGTTTAGTGTGTGCGGCAACATGGCTGCTTGCTTTATTCGCCTCCATTCCTGACATATACTTCCTTCAGTCTGTAAAGTCACAACACAGTAATTTGACTTTGTGTCATCCTGTATATCCACAGGACAACTCTTTGCAGTGGATGGTGGGCATTCAGCTGAGTTTTGTGGTTCTTGGTTTTGTCATACCCTTCCCTGTTATAGCAGTGTCCTATGCACTGTTGGCAAATGCTCTGGCTTCCTCTTCCTCTCATTCCCCTTCAAATAGCGACCAGGATCGCAGCTTGAGCAGGAAGGTTATCCTTATGTACATAGTGGTTTTCATAGCTTGCTGGGCACCATATCATGCTGTGCTGTTAGCCGATGCGCTAGTGATGCTACGTGTGTTGCCGCTGGGCTGCAGTTCAGAGAATGGCCTTTTTGTGGCGCTGCACCTTACGCAATGCCTGTCGCTGCTGCACTGCTGTGTGAACCCTGTGGTCTACAGCTTTGCTCACCGTCACTACCGCTATGACCTCATGAAAGCCTTCATCTTTAAATACTCCAGACGTACGAGGGTTGGGTTGGCACGACTCCTGGAGGGCTCTCAGGGCACCGAGATGGAGTACGCAATGGTGGAAAACACCCCTACGGCTGCGAGCTAG